CACAATAAGTTTTTCAACCTCCGCGCTGCCATTGGCATGTACTTTACGCAAAATGTACACGCCCGGCTCCGCATCTTCAAGTGAAAGCTGCGATGTACCCGTGAACTGACGGCTCAGAAGGAGCTGCCCGTTTATGGCATACAACTCTACAGTTACCGGTTCGCTGCCGGCCTGAATGGTTACAAAGTCGTGGGCCGGATTGGGGTAAGCAATACCGGAAACCGGCACTTCCGTTTCATCACCGGTTTGCGGAGCTGCCAAACGCAGCGGGTTGCCCAAACAGTTGTATGCGGAAGCAGATACACTTGTGGCCTGCACCGGATAATTGCTTTCCACACCTGATACAATCTGCGAAATGGAAAGCTGCGCCGTAGTCATGTTTACACTGGTTGCGGTGAGACTGAATGCAGTAGCACAACCAGGCTGGGCAGCGCCCGAACGTTTCACCACACGTTGCACCCAACGTCCATTCGGAGTGAGATAGGCTGCTGAATAGGTGGGATAACCCGTTCCGCACGATTCGATAAGCGAAGAAGTAACTTCGTGCGCAGCATTATAGCTGGTTGCACCAAGTAAACCACCACTGTAATCAAGTTCCATGAGCATGGCCACCGCATTCCCGATTGTAGAAGCAGGAGATCTGTTTACAAGAATGCAAAGGCGTGATGAACTCAAATTGATGATGCTTGATACGTGATAATCATATTGTGTGCTGGCAGCATAGGTATAGCTCCAGATTGGTGTTACCGAAGCGTATGAATCATCTACACCAAATGCAAGCACAGCCATTGGAAACGATCCCCGCGCTACCGTAAACGCAAGCTGGGGAATGCCATTTTTCTTATACTCGGTCATGCGCACCGCCCCTAATGAGGCCGGTGTGGAAATATTATAACGTGCTCCCGGACAATACGAAAAAAGCAATCCGTCTATTGTGGAAATATTTACATAAAACACATTCCCGGTATTCTCGTAACCGGTCATACTGAATATGCGGTCGCCCATGTAATGACGAACAATAGCATCGGTAACAATTACCTTTACGGCAACCGGGTATTCAAATTTCCACACCACAGTTCCGTTTTCAGATATACGCACAGCCACCAGTGCGGCGCTGCCGTTTAACGCATTGGCATAGCCCGAAATAATGTAGCCATTGTTCGACGGTGAATTATTGAAAGAGGCAACCACCACACCTTCTACCATTGCGTAAGGGAAAGTAATTTCTTTCGACCAGATTACTGATCCCGAACTGTTTACTTTCATTACCAGCATCTGGTAGTTGGAACTTCGTCCGCAAATAATAAACTCATTTGCATTTACAATGCTTTGGCATACACTATTGCCGTATTCGTCTTCACCTGCCTGCCCGAACCGCCACGACGCATGGTGAAGTCCGCTTGGCTTTATTTGTGTGAGCAATACATCGGCCGACATATTCGGATCAAACCCAGTTCCGGTGCTAGTCATGGCGCAGGCCGCATTATGCGAAACCAGCGAACGGGCCTGTCCTGTACTCCACATATTCCCTGCCGATTCGGGGTAGAAATTATTATACGTTTGTGCGTTGCCAATGAAAGAAAGCAGCATGGATGCCGCCATCAGCAGCCCGGCCGCTTTTGCGGGTGTAAAATGTAGTTTCATGGGTTTAAATTTTAGTAAACGTGTTGTGCATGAGCTGCACGT
The nucleotide sequence above comes from Bacteroidota bacterium. Encoded proteins:
- a CDS encoding T9SS type A sorting domain-containing protein, with the protein product MKLHFTPAKAAGLLMAASMLLSFIGNAQTYNNFYPESAGNMWSTGQARSLVSHNAACAMTSTGTGFDPNMSADVLLTQIKPSGLHHASWRFGQAGEDEYGNSVCQSIVNANEFIICGRSSNYQMLVMKVNSSGSVIWSKEITFPYAMVEGVVVASFNNSPSNNGYIISGYANALNGSAALVAVRISENGTVVWKFEYPVAVKVIVTDAIVRHYMGDRIFSMTGYENTGNVFYVNISTIDGLLFSYCPGARYNISTPASLGAVRMTEYKKNGIPQLAFTVARGSFPMAVLAFGVDDSYASVTPIWSYTYAASTQYDYHVSSIINLSSSRLCILVNRSPASTIGNAVAMLMELDYSGGLLGATSYNAAHEVTSSLIESCGTGYPTYSAAYLTPNGRWVQRVVKRSGAAQPGCATAFSLTATSVNMTTAQLSISQIVSGVESNYPVQATSVSASAYNCLGNPLRLAAPQTGDETEVPVSGIAYPNPAHDFVTIQAGSEPVTVELYAINGQLLLSRQFTGTSQLSLEDAEPGVYILRKVHANGSAEVEKLIVE